Proteins encoded within one genomic window of Acidimicrobiales bacterium:
- a CDS encoding ABC transporter substrate-binding protein has product MTTRQRTSTRLAVLFAVLALVATACGQKPDVADVAAGGGGFDSSGQTGGGAFDGGGGGGGDLGTGSPDGATGGTGGGTGGAGGGGTGGTAGGGAGGTGGDPAAPGGGGGAAPGGGGGGDGPAPAGDRTGISETTIKIGIHAPVSGAAPFPQNSFRDGAPVYWEFLKGKGGVHGRNGEIVFEDDQFDPAVARRVCQKMVEQDKVFLLVGGGGADQITACAQYANSVGVPYLSAGVNEAVLDSIRAYFALSMTYSQQSPLLVQLAKNQLGGGSFAIAVADTPSFADAHASITREAQQGGLNIVYNKSIPKSVTPGEALSIAQELCTADGGQPAEIVYILASPTTFLNIATAAGGQNCVPQYIGPGITSGLNTVAQVGGNNIGAAKFLSPFPQLDVIDRLDPDFRQAFRDQGRGNPDDIALALWGLNKVLASMFNEAGPDMSRQSFVQTLESGAEFASGVFPPVRYSADNHFGGSQTHLLEANDGAFRTIAEFVSSF; this is encoded by the coding sequence ATGACCACCCGCCAGCGCACCAGCACCCGATTGGCCGTCCTGTTCGCTGTCCTCGCCCTGGTGGCGACGGCGTGCGGGCAGAAGCCCGATGTCGCCGACGTGGCCGCCGGAGGTGGTGGCTTCGACAGCTCGGGCCAGACCGGCGGTGGCGCCTTCGACGGTGGGGGCGGTGGCGGGGGCGACCTCGGCACGGGCTCACCCGATGGTGCGACCGGCGGCACAGGCGGCGGCACCGGTGGCGCCGGTGGCGGGGGGACCGGAGGGACCGCAGGCGGTGGCGCAGGCGGCACAGGCGGCGACCCCGCGGCTCCCGGAGGCGGTGGCGGCGCGGCTCCCGGCGGTGGCGGCGGCGGTGACGGTCCGGCGCCGGCCGGCGACCGCACCGGCATCAGCGAGACCACGATCAAGATCGGCATCCACGCCCCCGTGTCCGGCGCAGCGCCCTTCCCCCAGAACTCCTTCCGCGACGGCGCACCCGTCTACTGGGAGTTCCTGAAGGGCAAGGGTGGGGTGCACGGCCGCAACGGGGAGATCGTCTTCGAGGACGACCAGTTCGACCCGGCGGTCGCACGGCGCGTCTGCCAGAAGATGGTCGAGCAGGACAAGGTCTTCCTCCTCGTCGGCGGCGGTGGCGCCGACCAGATCACCGCCTGCGCCCAGTACGCCAACAGCGTCGGAGTGCCCTACCTGTCAGCCGGCGTCAACGAGGCGGTGCTCGACAGCATCCGCGCCTACTTCGCCCTCTCCATGACCTACTCACAGCAGTCGCCGCTGCTGGTGCAGCTGGCCAAGAACCAGCTGGGCGGGGGCAGCTTCGCCATCGCCGTGGCCGACACGCCGTCGTTCGCCGACGCCCACGCAAGCATCACCCGAGAGGCCCAGCAGGGTGGCCTGAACATCGTCTACAACAAGTCGATCCCGAAGAGCGTGACACCCGGCGAGGCGCTCTCCATCGCCCAGGAGCTGTGCACCGCCGACGGGGGGCAGCCGGCCGAGATCGTCTACATCCTCGCCAGCCCCACGACGTTCCTGAACATCGCCACCGCAGCGGGCGGCCAGAACTGCGTGCCGCAGTACATCGGCCCGGGCATCACCAGCGGGCTCAACACCGTCGCCCAGGTGGGTGGCAACAACATCGGCGCCGCCAAGTTCCTCTCGCCGTTCCCGCAGCTCGACGTCATCGACCGGCTCGACCCCGACTTCCGCCAAGCCTTCCGAGACCAGGGCAGGGGCAACCCGGACGACATCGCCCTCGCCCTGTGGGGCCTCAACAAGGTGCTGGCATCGATGTTCAACGAGGCCGGCCCGGACATGAGCCGCCAGAGCTTCGTGCAGACGCTCGAGTCGGGCGCCGAGTTCGCCAGCGGCGTCTTCCCGCCCGTGCGGTACTCGGCCGACAACCACTTCGGCGGCAGCCAGACCCACCTCCTCGAGGCGAATGACGGAGCGTTCCGGACCATCGCCGAGTTCGTGTCGAGCTTCTGA
- a CDS encoding branched-chain amino acid ABC transporter permease: protein MAAILDRVRSEPRAMVGPGIGIAVVALLLLSGSTGRTSLIIGLITGAAYSLIAMGIVLIYKSSGVFNFAQGEFGTVAIFVLFLLRQNDVPYALAALLALVAAGLMGLVVEVGVVRPLFEAPRVTLLVATAGVALLAIGTQVWLGDNTLRNVEPALTRGDRIRPLGIFLSDQRLLILAVVVVVGVLLAAFFRTNLGLAVLAASQEATATNLVGISVRRLSSLVWLQAALLGGVAGILLGPTESFTPGFVTSRYLILGFTAAVIGGMSSLPGAVLGGVIVGVGEALGAAGTLGDAVPGGGFVITFALLAAILALRPQGLLGKA, encoded by the coding sequence ATGGCCGCCATCCTCGATCGGGTCCGCAGCGAGCCGCGCGCGATGGTCGGGCCCGGCATCGGCATCGCCGTGGTGGCGCTCCTCCTCCTGAGCGGGTCGACGGGCAGGACATCGCTGATCATCGGGTTGATCACCGGCGCTGCCTACAGCCTGATCGCCATGGGCATCGTGCTGATCTACAAGTCGAGCGGGGTCTTCAACTTCGCCCAGGGCGAGTTCGGCACCGTCGCCATCTTCGTGCTCTTCCTGCTCCGCCAGAACGACGTCCCGTACGCCCTCGCGGCACTTCTCGCCCTCGTGGCCGCCGGGCTCATGGGTCTGGTCGTGGAGGTGGGTGTCGTCCGGCCACTGTTCGAGGCGCCGCGCGTCACCCTCCTCGTCGCCACCGCCGGCGTCGCGCTGCTCGCCATAGGGACCCAGGTGTGGCTCGGTGACAACACCCTGCGCAACGTGGAGCCCGCCCTCACCCGCGGTGACCGGATCCGGCCGCTCGGCATCTTCCTCTCGGACCAGCGACTCCTGATCCTGGCGGTCGTCGTGGTGGTCGGGGTGCTGCTCGCCGCCTTCTTCCGGACCAACCTTGGCCTGGCCGTCCTCGCCGCCTCGCAGGAGGCCACGGCAACCAACCTCGTGGGCATCTCGGTGCGCCGGCTCTCCAGCCTCGTGTGGCTCCAGGCGGCCCTCCTCGGCGGCGTGGCGGGCATCCTGCTCGGGCCGACCGAGTCCTTCACGCCGGGGTTCGTGACCTCTCGATACCTGATCCTCGGGTTCACCGCAGCGGTGATCGGTGGGATGAGCAGCCTGCCCGGCGCGGTGCTGGGCGGGGTGATCGTCGGCGTCGGTGAGGCGCTGGGTGCCGCCGGCACCCTGGGTGATGCCGTGCCGGGCGGTGGTTTCGTGATCACCTTCGCACTCCTCGCCGCCATCCTCGCCCTGCGACCGCAGGGCCTCCTGGGGAAGGCCTGA
- a CDS encoding ABC transporter ATP-binding protein — translation MALLEIEDLQVGYGFPVLMGISLEVAEGETAVLFGLNGAGKTTTVATIAGLLAPDRGSIRFDGEEIAGTSAAALVPKGIALVPEGRRVFPGLSVANNLRMGAWVRRKDTKGVAASRDLVYEYFPRLAERADQHAGTLSGGEQQMLAIGRAMMSRPRLLLIDEASLGLSPALAKTVFQVVEKINDDGVTVIIVEQNVGVLPYADRALIMEKGTITYHGVGDEIQNANLRERYLGSAEEE, via the coding sequence ATGGCGCTGCTCGAGATCGAAGACCTCCAGGTGGGCTACGGCTTCCCCGTGCTCATGGGCATCAGCCTCGAGGTGGCAGAGGGGGAGACCGCCGTCTTGTTCGGCCTCAACGGCGCGGGCAAGACCACCACGGTGGCCACCATCGCCGGCCTGCTGGCACCCGACCGCGGCTCCATCCGCTTCGACGGCGAGGAGATCGCCGGCACTTCCGCCGCCGCCCTCGTGCCGAAGGGGATCGCGCTGGTGCCCGAGGGCCGCCGCGTCTTCCCCGGCCTCTCGGTGGCCAACAACCTCCGGATGGGCGCATGGGTGCGCCGAAAGGACACCAAAGGCGTCGCCGCGTCCCGCGACCTCGTCTACGAGTACTTCCCCCGACTTGCCGAGCGAGCTGATCAGCACGCGGGCACCCTCTCCGGTGGCGAGCAGCAGATGCTGGCCATCGGTCGGGCCATGATGAGCCGCCCCCGGCTGCTCCTCATCGACGAGGCCTCCCTCGGGCTCTCGCCGGCGCTGGCCAAGACGGTGTTCCAGGTCGTGGAGAAGATCAACGACGACGGGGTCACGGTGATCATCGTCGAACAGAACGTCGGTGTGCTGCCCTACGCCGACCGTGCCCTGATCATGGAGAAGGGCACCATCACGTACCACGGCGTCGGCGACGAGATCCAGAACGCCAACCTGCGCGAGCGCTACCTGGGCTCGGCTGAGGAGGAGTGA
- a CDS encoding ABC transporter ATP-binding protein: MSVLETNELSIRFGGVQAARDVSISLGEWEIVGIIGPNGAGKTTTFNMITGFYQPNSGTVRYRGTDITEMKVHERAALGLGRTFQNVGLVKGSTVRENLLTAQHLQARYGVLAGMLGSPASMETERQLRARADAILEIVRLDHLADTRVQGLPYGDLKRVEIATVLATDPDVLLLDEPSSGMGPEEAHQLGDTLLDLRREFGLSIMMIEHHVPLVVRVCDYVYCLNFGEMLAEGLPNVVRNHPEVVRAYMGEDVDTEDAEVDV; this comes from the coding sequence ATGTCCGTGCTTGAGACCAACGAGCTGAGCATCCGCTTCGGTGGGGTGCAGGCCGCCCGCGACGTCTCCATCTCCCTCGGAGAGTGGGAGATCGTCGGCATCATCGGCCCGAACGGCGCCGGAAAGACGACCACGTTCAACATGATCACCGGCTTCTACCAGCCCAACAGCGGCACGGTTCGCTACCGGGGGACGGACATCACCGAGATGAAGGTGCACGAGCGCGCCGCGCTGGGCCTGGGGCGGACGTTTCAGAACGTCGGGCTCGTCAAGGGCTCCACCGTCCGGGAGAACCTGCTCACCGCCCAGCACCTCCAGGCGCGCTACGGCGTGCTCGCGGGGATGCTCGGGTCGCCGGCGAGCATGGAGACCGAGCGTCAGCTGCGCGCCCGGGCCGACGCCATCCTCGAGATCGTCCGGCTCGACCACCTGGCAGACACACGGGTGCAGGGCCTGCCCTACGGTGACCTCAAGCGGGTGGAGATCGCCACGGTGCTGGCCACCGACCCCGACGTGCTCCTCCTCGACGAGCCGTCGTCGGGCATGGGGCCCGAGGAGGCCCACCAGCTCGGCGACACCCTCCTCGACCTCCGCCGGGAGTTCGGCCTCAGCATCATGATGATCGAGCACCACGTGCCGCTCGTGGTGCGGGTGTGCGACTACGTCTACTGCCTCAACTTCGGCGAGATGCTGGCCGAGGGCCTGCCGAACGTCGTCCGCAACCATCCCGAGGTCGTGCGGGCATACATGGGTGAGGACGTCGACACCGAGGACGCCGAGGTGGACGTCTGA
- a CDS encoding branched-chain amino acid ABC transporter permease, which produces MAAVDPADLTEPTAVAAPAAEPEISGDEHFRPSPAGWTARGAVVAGVVALVVGVPLVREPLDSFEFAGAAIFAIIGLSLNVLIGYTGTISLGHNAFVGVGAFTTAYVVGQSGQPFLLGVAAATLIGALQSLILGGLALRISGLYFALITLSYGVMAQESIFGISAFTGGGAGASAPAPTGPVAYYFICLAFLGVVLWVDWRLIRSKGGRALLALRENPRVAASLGINVKAHTLMAFMVAGAFAGLGGALLAHRNVVVSPTTFSFQLALLFVIMTVVGGLRSRVGIIIGSSLFALLTYLVRTVPGFERTLARWDLVIPLVLVVAGAAIVINHLRRRGPLTPFVVVAGLVALLALLVLSPVTVPYLEARLSEIPRLNPEASRNVVGPVLLLLVLTRLPGGIGQLTKPVQLWLRGERFDWSVGKEKEVQITDVRA; this is translated from the coding sequence ATGGCCGCCGTGGATCCCGCCGACCTCACCGAGCCCACCGCCGTCGCCGCGCCGGCGGCCGAGCCGGAGATCTCGGGCGACGAGCACTTCCGCCCGTCACCGGCCGGATGGACCGCCCGGGGGGCGGTCGTGGCCGGCGTCGTCGCGCTGGTCGTCGGCGTCCCCCTGGTTCGAGAGCCGCTCGACAGCTTCGAGTTCGCCGGCGCCGCCATCTTCGCCATCATCGGCCTGAGCCTCAACGTCCTCATCGGCTACACGGGCACCATCTCACTCGGCCACAACGCCTTCGTGGGGGTGGGCGCGTTCACCACCGCCTACGTGGTCGGGCAGTCGGGCCAGCCCTTCCTCCTCGGGGTGGCGGCCGCCACGCTGATCGGCGCGTTGCAGTCGCTCATCCTCGGTGGCCTGGCGCTGCGCATCAGCGGCCTGTACTTCGCCCTGATCACCCTCAGCTACGGCGTCATGGCGCAGGAGAGCATCTTCGGGATCAGTGCCTTCACCGGCGGTGGGGCTGGCGCCAGCGCGCCGGCGCCAACCGGGCCCGTCGCCTATTACTTCATCTGCCTCGCCTTCCTCGGCGTGGTGCTCTGGGTCGACTGGCGCCTCATCCGCTCCAAGGGTGGCCGGGCGCTGCTCGCCCTGCGGGAGAACCCGCGGGTGGCGGCTTCGCTCGGGATCAACGTGAAGGCCCACACCCTCATGGCCTTCATGGTGGCTGGAGCGTTCGCCGGCCTCGGTGGCGCCCTGCTGGCGCATCGCAACGTGGTGGTGAGCCCCACGACCTTCAGCTTCCAGCTCGCCCTTCTGTTCGTGATCATGACCGTCGTGGGTGGCCTCCGCAGCCGGGTGGGCATCATCATCGGCTCGTCGCTCTTCGCGCTCCTCACCTACCTCGTGCGCACCGTGCCCGGCTTCGAGCGCACCCTTGCCCGCTGGGACCTCGTCATCCCGCTCGTCCTCGTCGTCGCGGGCGCTGCGATCGTCATCAACCACCTCCGGCGGCGGGGACCACTCACGCCCTTCGTGGTGGTGGCAGGCCTCGTGGCGCTCCTCGCCCTCCTCGTGCTCTCACCCGTGACCGTGCCGTACCTCGAGGCCCGGCTCTCGGAGATCCCGAGGCTGAACCCCGAGGCGTCCCGCAACGTGGTCGGACCCGTGCTCCTGCTGCTCGTGCTCACCCGCCTTCCCGGTGGCATCGGCCAGCTCACGAAGCCGGTGCAGCTCTGGCTTCGGGGCGAGCGCTTCGACTGGTCGGTCGGCAAGGAGAAGGAGGTGCAGATCACCGATGTCCGTGCTTGA